A section of the [Limnothrix rosea] IAM M-220 genome encodes:
- the metG gene encoding methionine--tRNA ligase: protein MTSPARFSITTPLYYVNGLPHIGSAYTTMAADAIARFHRLQGEDVLLITGTDEHGQKIQRAAEEAGLEPQVHCDRIIGSFKDLWEKYNIQYDRFSRTTAANHAKIVEQFFGKVWDKGDIYLDQQQGWYCVACEEFKEEKDLIEDRYCAIHTNKKAEWRDEQNYFFRLSNYQAQLEALYASNPDFIQPASRRNEVLNFVKQGLKDFSISRINLDWGFPVPTDVDHTIYVWFDALLGYFTALLEDGDEVNLETAIAKFWPINVHLIGKDILRFHAVYWPAMLMSAELPLPGRIFGHGFLTKNGLKMGKSLGNIIDPFELVDRYGSDALRYYFLKEVELGKDGDFNEVRFINTVNADLANDLGNLLNRTLGMLKKYCKSEIPQLDLATIADDHPLKALGHHLGDRIVAHYEALNLSASCTAVLELIQACNKYIDDSAPWKLFKAGEQSQVEVILFSILESVRLAGYLLAPIIPNLSTEIYRQLGFSGDFNDLSNLAAAYPFASHSQWGLSWPERTLPKAKPIFARLELPQDIE, encoded by the coding sequence ATGACTTCTCCCGCACGTTTCTCGATTACTACGCCGTTATATTACGTTAATGGTCTGCCCCACATCGGTAGTGCCTACACCACTATGGCCGCCGATGCGATCGCCCGTTTTCACCGTTTACAAGGCGAAGATGTGTTACTCATTACCGGGACAGACGAACATGGCCAAAAAATTCAGCGTGCAGCCGAAGAAGCAGGCTTAGAGCCTCAAGTCCACTGCGATCGCATTATTGGCAGCTTTAAAGATCTGTGGGAAAAATACAATATCCAGTACGACAGATTTAGTCGGACGACGGCAGCGAACCACGCCAAAATCGTTGAGCAATTTTTCGGCAAAGTGTGGGACAAAGGCGATATTTACCTTGATCAACAACAGGGTTGGTATTGCGTTGCCTGTGAAGAATTTAAAGAAGAAAAAGACCTCATCGAAGACCGTTACTGCGCGATTCACACCAACAAAAAAGCCGAATGGCGTGATGAGCAAAACTATTTTTTCCGCCTATCCAATTATCAAGCTCAGCTCGAAGCGCTCTACGCATCTAATCCTGACTTTATTCAGCCTGCGAGTCGCCGTAATGAAGTTCTGAATTTTGTTAAACAAGGCCTCAAGGACTTTTCTATTTCTCGCATTAACCTTGACTGGGGTTTCCCGGTTCCTACCGATGTTGACCATACTATCTACGTCTGGTTTGATGCGCTCCTCGGTTATTTCACGGCGTTGTTGGAAGATGGTGATGAAGTAAATCTTGAGACGGCGATCGCCAAATTTTGGCCCATTAATGTGCATCTGATCGGAAAAGATATTTTGCGATTCCATGCCGTGTACTGGCCTGCCATGCTGATGTCTGCCGAGCTGCCCCTACCCGGTCGCATCTTTGGCCATGGCTTTCTCACCAAAAACGGTCTCAAAATGGGAAAAAGTCTCGGCAATATCATTGATCCCTTTGAGCTAGTAGATCGGTATGGCTCTGATGCCTTGCGCTATTATTTCCTCAAAGAAGTCGAACTCGGAAAAGACGGCGATTTTAACGAAGTTCGCTTTATCAACACCGTTAACGCCGATCTCGCCAATGACCTTGGTAATCTGCTAAATCGCACCTTGGGGATGTTGAAAAAATACTGTAAAAGTGAAATTCCTCAGCTTGACCTCGCCACCATTGCCGATGATCATCCCTTAAAAGCTTTGGGTCATCACCTTGGCGATCGCATTGTCGCCCATTACGAAGCGCTCAATCTATCGGCATCCTGCACCGCCGTTCTGGAATTGATTCAAGCTTGCAATAAATATATCGATGACAGTGCACCATGGAAACTTTTTAAGGCCGGCGAGCAAAGCCAAGTGGAGGTGATTCTATTTAGCATTCTCGAATCAGTTCGTTTAGCTGGCTATCTACTCGCGCCAATTATTCCGAATCTTAGTACCGAGATCTACCGACAACTAGGGTTTAGTGGTGACTTTAATGACCTATCGAACCTAGCCGCAGCATATCCATTCGCCAGTCATAGTCAATGGGGACTCTCCTGGCCAGAACGTACCTTGCCTAAGGCAAAACCGATTTTTGCGCGCCTTGAGTTGCCGCAGGATATTGAGTGA
- a CDS encoding NYN domain-containing protein, producing the protein MLDHFGSDPVFSPEQVLENRGRVAIFIDGSNLFYAALQLGIEIDYSKLLYRLTGGSRLLRSFFYTGVDRANEKQQGFLLWMRRNGYRVIAKDLVQLPDGSKKANLDVEIAVDMMALVGSYDTAVLVSGDGDLAYAVDAVSYRGARVEVVSLRSMTSDSLINVADRYIDLEQIQTDIQKFHRDQNHPPQIPPIERKKDNGNGSSLELPSHE; encoded by the coding sequence ATGCTGGATCACTTTGGTAGCGATCCGGTTTTCTCTCCTGAACAGGTATTGGAAAATCGAGGTCGTGTAGCGATCTTTATCGATGGCTCAAATTTGTTTTATGCAGCGCTACAGCTAGGCATCGAGATCGACTACAGCAAACTTTTATATCGCCTAACCGGCGGTTCCCGACTCCTTAGATCTTTTTTCTACACAGGAGTTGATCGGGCCAATGAAAAACAACAAGGCTTTTTGTTATGGATGCGGCGTAACGGCTACCGTGTCATCGCCAAGGATTTGGTGCAACTTCCTGATGGCTCCAAAAAAGCAAATCTTGATGTGGAAATCGCGGTGGATATGATGGCCCTAGTCGGCTCCTACGATACAGCTGTCTTGGTCAGTGGTGATGGCGATCTAGCCTACGCAGTGGATGCTGTGAGCTATCGCGGCGCTAGGGTTGAAGTCGTAAGTTTACGCTCAATGACTAGTGATAGTTTGATTAATGTGGCAGACCGCTACATTGATCTAGAGCAAATTCAAACGGATATTCAAAAGTTCCACCGCGATCAAAATCATCCACCTCAAATCCCACCCATCGAGCGAAAAAAGGATAATGGTAATGGTTCTTCTTTAGAGCTTCCCAGCCATGAATAA
- a CDS encoding tetratricopeptide repeat protein, which yields MIPPELYRNQQTYQQLAQGLSLGLRRQIWVAVCDNRYWRDRLMERLSEQHPQTTAEEHALIAIALDEKNPELNPLLAISHWLKEHQQSVNPHKPPTFALTGIEHLTLQSSQQQRRFLKHLKFIADVYVPKMDFNLLLWLPRPWMNSIMESVPEFWQWRTGLFEFQGEPTPVKLYDLPRPERFFPAQDQQFFDQYFRASESPALALPENVTSDDEAWRLSQQYREAIHGGDTGVVTLKLAIESYETLFGYLEPGDRRLGDLYNDIGNFTWLLARQDTENAVKQSHLQQSIDYYNQALATIIPSPEPEFYAMVQNNLGAVYSDLAYAQGHVAPLYQAVQAYEAALQYRSPETDTLRYVSTQNNLGTVYWHLAQQENAPQHLQGAISCYESALKYLSQSDEPSHWAMMQNNLGTAYLNLSQHQDPVSCLRVAIAAYRAALDYRTPETNPVGCASTHNNLGTSYWQLSVYLTEDETQWQHILEQAIASYEVALSLAHLLSQEQPPLAIDFDVLETLNNMGLIHYQLATEITSPLPSEAKIEHLQTAIKSHSLSLSKQTENTLTYTDTLSYLIGGVRALYEQGGIVAQNQALSEVPSQLLPKILPRL from the coding sequence GTGATTCCTCCAGAGCTGTATCGCAATCAACAGACTTATCAGCAACTTGCCCAAGGTTTATCCCTTGGACTACGGCGACAAATTTGGGTGGCCGTTTGTGACAATCGCTATTGGCGCGATCGCCTGATGGAGCGTCTCAGTGAGCAGCATCCCCAGACGACTGCGGAAGAGCATGCCTTAATTGCGATCGCCCTTGATGAAAAAAATCCAGAACTAAATCCTCTGCTAGCGATTTCCCATTGGTTAAAGGAACATCAGCAGAGCGTCAATCCCCATAAACCGCCAACCTTTGCCCTCACGGGGATCGAGCATTTAACGCTGCAATCGAGCCAGCAACAACGGCGTTTTTTAAAGCATCTAAAATTTATTGCCGATGTCTATGTGCCGAAAATGGACTTTAATTTGCTGTTGTGGTTGCCGCGCCCGTGGATGAACAGCATTATGGAATCTGTGCCCGAGTTTTGGCAGTGGCGGACGGGTTTGTTTGAGTTTCAAGGGGAACCAACGCCTGTTAAGCTTTATGATTTACCGCGGCCAGAGCGATTTTTCCCCGCGCAGGATCAGCAGTTTTTTGATCAATATTTCCGTGCGTCTGAGTCTCCTGCTTTAGCGTTACCGGAAAATGTGACCTCCGATGATGAGGCATGGCGGCTTTCCCAGCAATATCGTGAGGCAATTCATGGGGGTGATACTGGTGTTGTGACCTTAAAGCTGGCCATTGAAAGCTATGAAACGTTATTTGGCTATCTAGAGCCGGGCGATCGCCGACTGGGGGATTTGTATAACGACATCGGCAACTTCACTTGGCTACTGGCGCGACAAGACACAGAAAATGCGGTGAAGCAAAGCCATTTACAGCAGTCTATTGACTACTACAACCAAGCCCTCGCAACGATAATTCCATCGCCAGAACCAGAATTTTATGCCATGGTGCAAAACAATCTGGGGGCAGTGTACAGCGATCTTGCCTATGCCCAAGGGCATGTTGCGCCGCTCTACCAAGCCGTTCAAGCCTATGAAGCCGCCTTGCAATATCGCTCTCCAGAAACCGACACCCTCCGCTATGTTTCGACCCAAAATAATTTGGGGACGGTGTATTGGCACTTGGCACAGCAGGAAAATGCCCCCCAACATTTACAGGGCGCTATTAGCTGCTACGAATCTGCCTTAAAGTATCTCTCCCAAAGTGACGAGCCGAGTCACTGGGCGATGATGCAAAATAACCTCGGTACTGCTTATCTCAACCTTTCCCAGCACCAAGATCCGGTGAGCTGTCTCCGGGTGGCGATCGCCGCCTACCGTGCCGCCCTAGACTATCGCACCCCCGAAACCAACCCCGTCGGTTGCGCTTCTACCCACAACAACCTTGGCACGAGCTATTGGCAGCTCAGCGTTTACCTCACCGAAGACGAAACCCAATGGCAACATATCCTCGAACAGGCGATCGCCAGCTACGAAGTCGCCCTAAGCCTTGCCCATCTCCTCAGCCAAGAACAGCCTCCCCTAGCCATTGACTTTGATGTCCTCGAAACCCTCAACAATATGGGACTCATCCACTATCAACTCGCCACAGAAATCACTTCGCCCCTACCATCAGAGGCAAAAATTGAACATCTACAAACCGCGATCAAGTCCCATAGCCTCAGCCTGAGTAAACAAACAGAAAACACTTTAACCTACACAGATACCCTCAGTTATTTAATTGGTGGAGTCCGTGCCCTCTACGAACAAGGCGGCATTGTGGCGCAAAATCAGGCTCTGTCTGAAGTCCCCAGCCAATTACTGCCCAAAATTTTGCCAAGACTTTAG
- the lptC gene encoding LPS export ABC transporter periplasmic protein LptC, which produces MLLLSQGCWRSPQKLLSYIFIISLCITTYSCRNTPPPLEPEETIEVGTENRLVVANAILEQSDIDGKLLWRLQTEEAIYSQDRKTATVTGIVGNLYEDGEVILSLQAEAGQVINDGERVILETNIIVTDNRTGAVLETELAEWQPENDLLIIDAELQGKYPNGQFTATKAQYFIDRSELELTEEVDALTIEPALRILSEQVIWQFEEDVVTAEDGLEVQQYTEEEVTTRLRAKTAEVNIAEQEVTVSGDVLLNSLKPKAQFASGEAVWDMEEGVIVGKKSVQITHEKEKVQFRGEAGQFNLNTQEVQLVGAVRGVGKKPPSTLQAGRVDWNLETQQLVAQGNVVYEQNEPRLTLTGNRAVGQLNNSRLVISGTSTKPVTTKVIP; this is translated from the coding sequence TTGCTGTTGTTATCACAAGGGTGTTGGCGATCGCCTCAAAAACTTTTGAGTTACATCTTCATCATTAGTCTTTGCATCACGACCTACAGCTGCCGCAATACACCGCCACCATTAGAACCAGAAGAGACTATCGAAGTGGGCACAGAAAACCGCTTAGTTGTGGCCAATGCAATCTTGGAACAATCCGATATCGATGGCAAACTTTTGTGGCGGCTTCAAACCGAAGAAGCGATCTACAGCCAGGATCGCAAAACCGCAACAGTGACTGGCATTGTGGGGAATCTATATGAAGATGGCGAGGTAATCCTCAGCCTCCAAGCAGAGGCCGGACAGGTGATCAATGACGGTGAACGGGTAATCCTTGAAACGAACATTATCGTCACAGATAACCGTACAGGCGCTGTACTTGAAACCGAATTGGCAGAATGGCAACCAGAAAACGATTTACTCATTATTGATGCGGAGTTACAAGGCAAATATCCCAATGGTCAATTTACTGCCACCAAAGCCCAATACTTTATTGATCGCTCGGAACTAGAACTAACGGAAGAAGTCGATGCTCTGACCATTGAACCAGCGTTACGTATTTTGAGCGAACAAGTTATTTGGCAATTTGAAGAAGATGTGGTGACAGCCGAAGATGGCTTAGAGGTTCAGCAATATACCGAAGAAGAAGTGACCACACGCTTACGAGCAAAGACCGCCGAGGTCAACATCGCGGAGCAGGAAGTCACCGTTTCTGGGGATGTCTTACTGAATAGTCTCAAGCCCAAGGCTCAATTTGCCAGTGGTGAAGCCGTTTGGGATATGGAGGAGGGCGTTATTGTGGGGAAAAAGTCAGTGCAAATTACCCACGAAAAGGAAAAGGTTCAGTTTCGTGGTGAGGCTGGACAATTTAATCTCAATACCCAAGAGGTTCAGTTAGTGGGAGCCGTGCGGGGAGTGGGCAAAAAGCCCCCGTCGACATTGCAGGCTGGACGGGTAGATTGGAATTTAGAAACGCAACAGTTAGTGGCTCAGGGGAATGTTGTTTATGAGCAAAATGAACCGCGCCTGACCCTCACGGGTAACCGTGCTGTCGGTCAGCTAAATAATAGTAGGCTCGTTATATCCGGAACTAGCACAAAACCTGTGACAACAAAAGTAATTCCTTAA